A window from Pagrus major chromosome 4, Pma_NU_1.0 encodes these proteins:
- the LOC140995041 gene encoding tudor domain-containing protein 3-like: protein MTDLTDSLAKEGWYLSDEGIAELKGSAEKITHSDIIRIALDNDLRPIGRKFLPADINSGRTEKLEGPCVLQVQKVRNVSAPKDHEESQGAPRMLRLQMTDGHTSCVGLEFKHLSKISLNTPPGTKVKLLGTVQVKNGLLLLDDSKISVLGGEVDHMVEKWELQRSLAKHSRSNIGAEGGPPPFVPFGQKCARKDEVDSRELDQRKTLQTLNVFKSTEENAEFEKQRTAAIAEVAKTKEGPRTFGGGGNAGSNLSSAASSSRSRDSYQQRRREDRVERTDSRQDGNYRELVDERALRDIMEMGFNREAARQALMDNNNNLEVALNSLLTGSSGSRPGPPVAESTKPPPRARGRGRGRSRNEDEEEGAGGRPSGPSTLFDFLESKMGVFSIDEQKSQAPQRYHESKANFSNSDYYSKETSQTKFSSYNEHRQQRNDRPPRFHRDTDFPKPGQEPLSNCTTSQASAQAQQWKGQERWSRGTSDRSQNDRRETRDEQIFPSSFPTTFTRSKEPQQQMEFSGSHHQRYRNGDGGGNMAGLSNRRGVKDTPPTTKLTNSGGEELDGRGNNKRQDRIEEHNNSRRMGKTDRPNSNHFDRQRDGGPPNFNSRGGSSGTSQEAGLPRDCRIMTGDPSTFQNGDLDHKRTGPIKPANSSFPPNREQQPSKKNAPNNPGSKKKSGQGKGQGPRGPEKSHNVEHAWKPGDRCLALYWEDSKFYHARIDAVHPSGTTAVVVFSDYGNCEEVLLHNIKPVPGDVMEEDDGYYDSSLEFRRGGDGQPRRTRPTQQYYQPPRARD from the exons ATGACCGATCTGACAGATTCCCTGGCCAAAGAGGGCTG GTACCTAAGTGATGAAGGCATAGCAGAACTTAAAGGATCTGCTGAGAAAAtaacacacagtgacattaTCCGTATTGCACTTGAC AATGATCTTAGGCCTATTGGGAGAAAATTCCTACCAGCTGATATCAATAGTGGAAGAACAGAGAAG TTGGAGGGTCCATGTGTTCTCCAGGTGCAGAAGGTGAGGAATGTCTCAGCTCCTAAAGACCACGAGGAGTCCCAGGGTGCACCGCGAATGCTGCGGCTACAGATGACAGATGGGCATACCAGCTGTGTTGGATTGGAGTTTAAACACCTGTCTAAGATCAG tCTTAATACCCCCCCTGGAACAAAGGTAAAGCTGCTTGGTACGGTCCAGGTTAAAAATGGTCTTTTGCTGCTCGATGACTCAAAAATCTCTGTCCTTGGAGGAGAGGTTGATCACATGGTGGAGAAATGGGAACTACAAAGG AGTCTGGCCAAACACAGCAGGAGTAACATTGGAGCAGAAGGTGGACCTCCCCCCTTTGTGCCCTTTGGTCAG AAATGTGCAAGGAAGGATGAAGTAGACAGCAGAGAACTCGACCAGAGGAAGACGCTCCAGACTCTCAACGTGTTCAAAAGTACTGAGGAGAATGCCGAGTTTGAAAAGCAGCGGACAGCAGCTATTGCTGAGGTGGCCAAGACCAAAGAG GGTCCCCGAACATTTGGAGGTGGAGGAAATGCAGGCAGCAATTTATCCAGCGCTGCTTCCTCCTCCCGGAGCCGAGACTCATaccagcagaggagacgggaaGACAGGGTCGAAAGAACTGACAGCAGACAAGATGGAAACTATAGAGAGCTG GTGGATGAACGTGCTCTGAGAGACATCATGGAGATGGGCTTTAACAGGGAGGCTGCTCGGCAGGCTCTAATGGACAATAACAACAACCTTGAAGTGGCACTAAACAGTCTACTGACAGGATCTTCTGGTAGCAGACCTGGCCCTCCAGTTGCTGAATCAACCAAGCCCCCACccagag CCAGAGGAAGGGGAAGAGGCCGGTCTAGAaatgaagatgaggaggagggagcagggGGACGGCCATCTGGACCAAGCACTCTGTTTGACTTTCTGGAATCCAAGATGGGAGTTTTCTCCATTGATG aGCAAAAGAGCCAGGCACCTCAGAGATACCATGAGAGTAAAGCAAACTTCTCAAACTCAGACTACTACTCCAAAGAGACATCTCAGACCAAGTTCTCCTCGTATAATGAGCATAGGCAACAAAGGAATGACAGACCACCTCGCTTTCACAGGGACACTGATTTTCCCAAACCAGGCCAGGAGCCTCTCTCTAACTGTACAACCTCCCAAGCATCAGCTCAGGCCCAGCAGTGGAAGGGCCAGGAGAGATGGTCACGGGGCACATCGGACAGATCGCAGAACGACAGGAGAGAGACGCGAGATGAGCAGATTTTTCCTTCATCCTTCCCGACTACTTTTACACGTTCCAAAGAACCtcagcagcagatggagtttaGTGGATCTCACCACCAACGATACAGAAAtggggatggtggtggaaaCATGGCTGGACTGTCTAATAGAAGAGGGGTAAAAGATACTCCACCCACTACTAAACTGACCAATTCTGGAGGCGAGGAGCTGGATGGAAGAGGAAATAATAAACGTCAAGACAGAATTGAAGAGCACAACAACAGCAGGAGGATGGGGAAGACTGACCGGCCAAACTCAAACCACTTTGACCGACAAAGGGATGGTGGGCCACCAAACTTTAACTCGAGAGGGGGGAGCTCAGGGACATCCCAAGAAGCGGGGTTACCACGGGATTGTCGAATCATGACGGGGGATCCTTCTACTTTCCAAAATGGAGATCTGGACCACAAAAGAACTGGGCCAATCAAGCCAGCAAACTCATCATTTCCCCccaacagagagcagcagcccTCCAAGAAAAACGCTCCTAATAACCCAGGatctaaaaaaaagtcaggacaAGGCAAAGGTCAAGGTCCTCGAGGGCCAGAGAAAAGTCATAATGTGGAGCATGCTTGGAAACCTGGAGACCGGTGCCTGGCACTGTACTGGGAAGACAGCAAG ttctACCATGCCAGAATAGATGCTGTGCATCCATCAGGCACCACGGCTGTGGTTGTATTTAGTGATTATGGCAACTGTGAAGAGGTCCTGCTACATAACATCAAGCCTGTTCCTGGCGATGTGATG gaggaagatgatggttATTATGACAGTTCATTAGAGTTTCGCCGTGGGGGAGATGGACAGCCTAGACGCACAAGACCTACACAGCAGTATTACCAGCCACCCAGGGCACGAGATTGA